The following are encoded together in the Zingiber officinale cultivar Zhangliang chromosome 8A, Zo_v1.1, whole genome shotgun sequence genome:
- the LOC122008596 gene encoding psbP domain-containing protein 2, chloroplastic-like isoform X3 has product MGSSLPCGGSATAPPPPPRVPVRHLVRLPHFFPPATKAHTAAITSIGRRSSFLFPYLLFFSFSSSSPAATSLLALEYFTDQDKGYSVLRPSSWMQVEKAGATALFEEGKGRNNIGVVVSPVRLSSLKEFGTPEFVADKLIQAERKK; this is encoded by the exons ATGGGGAGTTCGCTACCGTGCGGCGGCTCTGCCACTgctccgcctcctcctcctcgggTACCCGTGCGACATCTGGTGAGACTGCCGCACTTCTTTCCCCCGGCTACCAAGGCTCATACCGCAGCCATTACGAGTATCGGCAGACGGAGCTCTTTCCTCTTCCCTTACCTCCTTTTCTTcagcttttcttcttcctcgccGGCAGCCACTTCTCTTCTGGCTCTGGAGTACTTCACGGACCAGGATAAGGGGTACTCCGTCCTGAGGCCGTCGTCCTGGATGCAG GTGGAGAAGGCGGGGGCGACGGCTCTATTTGAGGAGGGGAAAGGGAGAAACAACATCGGGGTGGTGGTGAGCCCGGTCAGGCTTTCATCTCTGAAGGAATTTGGGACGCCGGAATTCGTGGCCGACAAGCTCATTCAGGCTGAGAGAAAAAAG